In Zunongwangia sp. HGR-M22, the sequence TCTTTGGTTTCTGAAAGTCCAATAATATGCAGTAATTCTCCGTAAAATCTTTTGTCAAGACTATTACTGTCATTTGCAAAGGGTAGTTTTAATAAATGCTCTGGTGAGAGTAATTTAAAAAGCGAAATAAGTTTGTTGTCGTCTTTTGGATTGTTGTTACGAAGTGGTTTTTCATATTCTCTTATGTCAAAAAAAGTGAAATCAATCTCTTGTTCTATATCCTTTATAAATGGCTCTGCAATTTCATCATAAAAGACATCTGTAGATTTCTTTCCAGATTCAAAATCTTGAAATTGTTTTACAAACTTTCTGTTTCGGGCAAATATTCTCTCGAATAAATGTTCATCGAAAACATACCATTCGTTGATGTTTGTTACAACTAGATGTTTTATGTCTAGGTTTCTATTTGTGATTCGTTCTCTTAAATAATAGAGCACTAATTCTTGAAATGCCTTAACATTGATTTTATTTTTAGATAGCATTTCAGATTTATTCGTAGGCTTTTTTGTCTCAATTAAAACTCCAACATTACTTTTCGCCTTGTCTCCATTGTGGATAACTAAATCTGTTTTTCCTTTAGTATTTATAAAATGATTTGGTTCGTAATAGGTTTTTTTAAAGAAGTCAATTACTAGGTTTTTATGAAATTCTTCTGATTCAACATCATTTGTTCGGTCGAGTAGTTGAATCAAATTTATCTTAAAACTTTCAATTTCCGTTCTGTTCGGTTTTATTTTTGAAAAGGCTTTGTTTATTGCCTTTTTTGGTTTCAGTATTTTAAATTCCATATAATTTAATATCTCTGTCAGTTTTAAAATTTAATTCTTTCCTCTCAATATAATTCGAGATGGCTTTAATAGCTTGTGTACAACTGTCTCGGCTATCGCAAGTCGCGGGAGTGGGAAAGCTGACTTTTCGGATTAAGTTTTCTATTGCTTGATTACTAAAATTACACTTTTTCCGCAATACCCATAATTCGCGATGAATCGCTGTTATTTGCTGGCTCTTTAACTCAATTTAATTCTATATTCGGTAGGATATGTGCAAATCATACTTAGATCACCTTTAATTATTTTTAAATCAGCTTTTTTCTTCTTTTCATCAAAATTGAATAATCTGTATAAATAATAATCATTTTGCTCAATTTTACTTTTTTCTAATTCATTTCTTGAAACAAAAAATGCAGATTCGAAAGATCCTCTTGTAGTTTTTACTTCGATGTAAATTTTTTTACCATTTTCATCAAAAGAAATAATGTCGAAGCCACTTCCATCCCCATTATTCTTGGCAAAGTAATCTACCTTTTTGGCTAAATCGTCTCTACCTAAGTCTTTTAATCTTTCTATTTCATAATTTACTATCCATGACTCACCCAAATCGCCAATTCTTTTATTTTCAATATTGTTCTCTATATGATTTGTAACTCTGGCTGTGAAGTCTGTTTTTGATTCTCTACTACCTAAATCTTTAGAATTTAAGTCTTCTATCAGTTCAATATTTTCCTTATCTGAAAATTGTTTATCTGGTTTGGTAAGATGTCTTGTAGCTGAATAAATAAAATCTTGTGTGAGAATATGATAGTTTTTATCGAAATAGCTTTGTTCATCAATACGTTCTTTATGTAGCTTTATTAATTTTTGATCTTCCGCCAAGAAACTTCTTGTGATTTCGCATAAATGGTTGTATTGAACTAAATTTTCGTATCTCCCTTGAATTGGAGTATATGGATAATCTATCAGTTTTGTATATTCTTGGAACATTGTGTATTTATAGAAATAATATCTCTCAGGAAATCTTAGTGTTAAATAGACCAAAACTGCTTTGTGACCTTGGTAATGGTTGTCACCTTCAAAATTTAAATCATTTAATTTCTTAAACTCTCCTCTAAATTTCTTTATCCTTGATATGTAATCTTTATCTTCATCAAAGAGATCAATCATCAAATTTCTGACCTCTTCTGGTGATTTTTCTGCATTCTGGATCAACATTCTTTTAGGAAATGAATTGCTGATATCTAAAAGATTTTTTGATAACCTCATTGCTTCATTTATCATTTCTGGAAAATCTTTAGCGTCAATATTCCAATTATCTTGAAAATGCTTTATTGCTTTCCATTTATAAATTTCTATTTGATTAATTTCATCAAATTTTTCTTTGTATTGAGTAATGAGGTTTTTAAGTATTTCTGTATTCATTTATTGAAAATTTTTTCAGAGCTTGCGGGTAACTGCTCCGGTTATCGCAAGTTGCGGGAGTAGGGACGAGAACTTGTCGGCTTAACCATTTTTGTTCTTGATTAATAAAATTATTACACTTTTTCTACAATACCCGTTATTTGCGATGAACCGATGTTACCTACAGTATGGATTACGATTTAATGTTGGTGGTACTTTTAAAATCATTATTTTCGTTGCTTAAACTGTTCAGAAATTCTTTCATTTCTTCTGTTAAGAGTAAAAATTCTTGTGCTTCCCAAAATGATTGATCGTAATCTTCTTTTAGATCAAAAATATCTTTGGTTAAATTGATATTGTTATCTATTTCAAAATTTTGAAAATTATCAAAAGTTAATAATTTGTAACTTACTGTATAAACTATTTTCTCTGCATCTTGAGGAACAACTTCTACCGTTGCCGACATACTAGCTTTATCTATAAAATATTTTTTTGCGTGTGGATCTTTTTTAAAAGTTATTTTTATATCATAATCAGTAGTTCTGTACTTAATATTTCTTTTTTCAGTGTAATCTGTATTCTGAGAATTTGAAATCTGTACTTCATTAAAAGCTTTATCCTCTAAATTCACTAAATAATATCCGTATGAATTTGCCTTTTTCGTACTATTTGGATAGAATTCAAGTTTTACCAATCTTGAATCATCATAAGGAATATACTTAAAATCATAAATTTCAGGACTCATATATATTGAAATGAAATTATTAAGAAGCTCTTCAAATGATGAAAGTGTAAAATTTATGTTTTTTTCTTTAATTCCTGCTTTTCTCAAGTTTTCAATTTCAATGAAATAGTTCTTTTTTGGCATTGGATTGCTCTTAGTAGAGAAAAGTGTCTTTCGTTCTATTCTTCCACTAAAATCTACTAATTTGATTATTTCATCATTTCGTTTTAGCACACTCCTCAAAAAGAACTTTTCTTTATAGGATTCTAAAGGATAATTTTCATCTAATTTTTTTAGTACAGATGTGAAAAGGTTAGAATCTGAATTAATTAGAACTTCATCAAGATTTTGAATTTTTTTGCTCAATAAAATCGTATCACTTTTTAGCATTTCAAAAGTTGTGAATATTGGATCATAACCTAAAACGCCTATTTTCAAAGAATCTCCTTTGGAAACGAATAAAAATTTTCCTTCTTCGTTGGTCGAAGTATAATCTTGATCATTGTAAATGTCCACGTATTCAATTGGCTTGTTTGTTTCTTGGTCAAGTACAATTCCCTCTAATCTATTTTGTGAAAATGATTGTTGGATAACTAAAAAGAATAGGAAGAAAAATTTTGCTTTCATCTTGTAGGTAACTTGTTTTATAAATAAAAAAAGTGTCGATTTGCCGGAGCATTATCCGGTTATCGACACTTTATTCAATTTATGAATATTTTCTTTTTCACTATTTCTTATCTAACAACTTCTCTAAATAAGCATTTTTCTCTTTTTCTGCTTCTAGAAGACGTTCATATAATTCAATCACCTTTTCAACGGGATTGAAATTATTCTGAATAGAATTATCATGAAAATTATTAATATTATTAAAGATCGTGTCTTCATTAAAATTCTCAATAGCTTCTTTACTTACTCCTAAAGCTTTCGCCACTCTTTCAAGCTTTTCATCTTCAATATGCTCACTTTGTTCTAAGCTAGAAACACTCTGTTGACTAATCCCTAATTCTGCGGCAAGAGCTTCCTGCTTCATTCCTCGAAGTTCTCTGATTCGGCTAATCTTTCTACCGATATGACTGTTTTTTGTTGCTGTGCTCATAATCTCAAAGATAAACATTCTTTTTAAAAGTTTCGCTCATCACTCTTTGCAGTAAAAAACAAGATATGCATTGTTTTTTACTCGTCATTTTGGTTCGCTACGTTAAGTTCTTTTTAAAACTTGAAGGCTCATTGACCATCTTAAACTTTTTTGATCTATGCTTACCAACTTGCATCCACCCAAAGTTATCGAATTTGCGTTAAGCCAAATTACGGAAATCCTCAAAAAGCATATCGAAATTATAAGTTTATACTATTTCGGTATGCAATCATCGGCACAGGGAATTCATAATCCCCTGAATAATGATGCTTCCAAGGAACACTATCATTTTTATTTGTTGCTTTTGAGCAAGCATATTAGCCCAAATGCCGTTGCCAACCTTTCAGATATTATCCGCCAGGAATCGGGCGGAAAATATACTATCAGCTTGTTGCTTTATATGCCAAAGCAACTTATAGCTGCTTCTGATCATAATAAATACTTCTTTTCTAAAATAATCCAATCAGGTGGTTTGGTTGAGGGTTCTCCTTTTGAATTAGCTCTTTTACAACTCAGCCAAATTCCTGAACTGGATACTAAGGGCATAACCAACTACACACGAGATCGAATAGCAATAGCAAAACATTGTCTAAACTTAAGTGCTAAGGGAGAAAGCGCTGAATTAATAAGCGCACATTTAATACGATTATCTTTTGAACAACTTTGCTTAGGCACTATTTATGCATTTCTGCATTACCATCCGCAACATCATCATCCCGTTTATCTTTTTAAACTCGTTCAATTTTGTCATGAAATACCTATCAATGTTTTTTCAGAAAACCTATTTGAACAGTCCCCACTAAAAAGCATCTTTTGCTTTCACCATACTGAACTTCGCTATCGAAATAGCTCATTATTTTCAGTAGCAGACCTTAACATGGCACATTCTTATTGCCAATGTCTTTTATATTATCTCTTACCAATTGTAAATCATCAATTACAAACTTTAAAAACAGCATCCCATGAAAACGAAAAAACTTGATCAACTAAAATTGATACAGCTAAAGAGAATTGGAACTACTGAGTATGGTTTAAAAAAGGAAGAAACCAAACGGCATACTTTTAGAAATGCCACCGTTCGCTTTGAAGATTATACCGATTACATCATGCGCATTACATCATTACTGGAAGTCTGTGTGCTAGCCTTAGATGGTGAAGGTGATTTTCATTCGAAAAACTTAAGCCACCAAAGTAAAACTTCCAGTGTTCAATTAGTGATAGAAATGGTCATTGAACTAATGCCCGATGGTGATATGTTTCAATTGGAACAAATTATAGCCATACTGGAAAACGACACGGACTACATTCATTTCCCCAAGAAACTCAAAAAAGAAATCCTTAAAAACCAAGAACGTTATGAAAAAAGAAAAACTCATGAAAAAGCTTAAAAGCTTTGAAGAAGAACATATAAGAAGGCTGACACCACATGCACATCTCAAAGATTATCAACGTATTTATTTTCCAGTAAAAAACCATCTTTATCTCATGTTTCTTATAGAAGACCTTATTAAAGTTAGTGTATTGGCGTTAGAGGGAATGGATAGTTGCTTTGAACGCCAAATTAAAGAACCTGAAAGAAGTATTTCAGATGTTTTAAGGCATGCTTTGGATTTAATCCCTATAGAGGAACAAGAATTTATTGATAAAACCTTGGAAGTATTAGATAAGCTAAATAATAATAACAAAATATAATCGAAAAGTTTTTACGGCACTTACAATAGTAAAAAACGGAGTCGAAAACATTAATAGTATTGCAATACTGAATAACCTGAAGTAATTACTAATAGCTTAGCCTTAATTGAAGATTGAGTAACAATTCAAGATGTGTGTCTGTGGACACAATCTTGGTTGCGCCCCATGGTTGCAACGAAAAAAAAAGAGATGTTTATGAGAAATTTTTATTTAGGTGTTTTCGAGTTTAGGCATAATTAAAAAAATCACCTTTCTTTCAATATTAAAAAAGAAAACGAGGAAGTAGATACTTCCTCGTTTTCTAAATATCATTCTAGATTTTTTTAGAATTTATACCCTAGTCCTATACTGAAAGCATTAAATTGAGAATCAACTTCGATACCCTCAGAATCAGCGGCATCTTTTACCTCCTTTGAGAACCTGTTAGTTAGTTCAAAACTGTACTTTGCTTCTACGAAAAAATTAGAAGTAATTTTGTAACCAGCCCCAAAAGCTAAATCTAGACCAAAAGTATTTAAAAGATCAATTTCTTCTAATGAAACGTTGTCTAGCAAAAAAGTACCTTGCGGTCCGGCTTGAAGATAAAAGCCCGAATCTTGGATGTAATATTGCGCGAGAACTGGAACGATTATGAAATTAACATCATCCGCATTTGCATAATTAACAGAAGGTTGTAAATGAAAATTATCTGATAATGTAAAATCAACCAATGCACCTAGATAAAATCCAGATGAATTCCCAGAAGAAGAAATATTGTCTAGAGAGTTAGAAGATTTCCCCTCCATATTAATATAGCTTCCTTGAACACCAAAATTAACTTCTTGGCCAAAAGAAACCATAGAAGTCAAAATTGCAACTACAATAAGTAATTTTTGAAGCATAAATAATTTATTAAAAGATTGTCTATCAAATTTAAATTAAAAAACAATTTGAAAGACAAATTCATAGAATAAATAAAGCATGGGGATATTAAATATTCATTGCTCACTTCTAAGTAAGTAGGGTATCATCACAAAAATTACGATAGTCTATCCAATTTTATAGGTTGGATTATTTATTTTCCATTTCTAAACATAGTTTATTTACTTTTTTTATCCAGAGCATTTGCCTTTTTAGTTGTATTGAAGCACTACTAAAGATCAAATGAAATAGACTTTAAGGTTATTTTATTTACTTCTTTTAGAGCCGTCACATTACCTTTTTGATATTAATTCTTCTACAGGATTTAGGATTAGGAAAAGGGCTATAAATAGGAAAGCGTAGCTGACCGGTTTATGCGCCCGCTAATGCTAAATCCTGTTTTTTAATTATCAAAAAGGTAAGGCTTTAAAATTTCAAAGTAAGCTTATAGCTATGAAATATTGATCGGTCAACTTACCAGATCGTTGCTAAAGCGAACGTGAGCCAAAAGCAAATGTTCCGATTCAATCCATTAGTATTTTGTTTGCTTTTGGCTTATGTTCAAGATCATTTTGACGAACCGTTTTGACTGTAGCGTAGTGAAAGGAAATATGGTGAGGATTGCTAGATTTAAACCTACAATTTCATTTTTTACTAATTTTTGCTGTAAATAATTGCCTGTTTATAGGGCTTCCCAGAGGTTTTGCTGCAAATTTAGTAAAAAACATTTTACGGTTAAATTACAAGTAATTGATAATCAGTAAAATAAATGCTTGTAACATCGCTCTGCGTGTTATCCTCTTGCTCTACAATTTCTTTTTTTGTTTTTGGATATTTCGTATTGACATTAAATTTCAAATCTATAAGTGGTTCAAAATTTTAAAAAAGCTATACATAAGATAGCTCTTAATGCATTCATCTTTTAGATAACTAATTTTAATAATTCAGTTTTAAATGATTTATATCGATAATTCAATGTACATTTCATAGTGCTAAGAAAATCTATCAAAGTCGCATATAGTACTTTAATAAACTCATTGTTTGTAATTAAATTAAGGATGAAAGAAAATGAATTTGGTCAGTTGGTTCCCTTTAATTTTCAAAAGGAAATTACCTATAGTTCTAATGCTATAATTAGACGAACTATAATTGATAAAGCATCTAGAATTGTTGAGTTAATGGCCTTTGACTATGGTAAAGTTTTAGCGGTTAAGTCAGCCAATACTCAACTTCATTTTTTGATTGAAGGTTAAGCAGAAATGGTTGTAGATGAAGTTTCTACATATCTTCAATCAGGTGATTCTATTATTGTCCCATCAGGCATTAATTATTCTTTAGAAGCCAATGAAAAATTCAAAATTGTAACTATAAATTTAACCTAAACTACATATGCTTTATAAAAAGCCTTTATATCAAACTACGGATCGCGTTTGTGCTAAAAAATTTCCTGAACAAGAACTAAGCATAAGAATTTATGCTTACAATATTTATTATTGTAAAATAAAAAATAACCCAGAAGCTAAAGAACTTATATATTTCGAAAATGAATTGACTTATTATCCTGTTTTAAACATATCGTGATTATAGCGTCATTGGGTTAGTACCAACTAAGGATTACTAAGAGTCAATATTAAAAATAATAGCTCAAAAAAAGTCTAGAAAAACGTTGGATGTTTTCGGAGAATTACGAAGTTTAAATATTCCCATTTCCTTAATTTGTCGAACGCGTTCTGAAGTTAAGCCTAGATATTTACTAACATCTTTTAAGCTTTTAGCTTCGCGTCCATTAAGACCATATAATAAAATGATAATTTCTTTTTCCCTGTGTTTTAGTACGTTCATCAATTGATTGATTTCCTTCGATACTGATTTGGTTAAAAGTTTTTGGTCAGGATCATCTGTCTCACTTTTAATAATATGTCCTAAAGTTAAATTGTCGCTATCTGTTGTTAGTGGTTTATCCAAGGAAAGGTATGTGGCATTACTTTTTGTTGCTTGTTCTATTTCTGCTAAAGGGAGTTGCAAAAATTCGGAGATTTCTTCGGAAGAAGCATCTCGCTGTAATAATTGCTGAAGTTCTGAATTTGCTTTTCTAATTTTATTAATTACAGCAATTTTATTTAGAGGTAATCTTACGACCCTTGCATTCTCAGAGATTGATTGTACAATTCCCTGACGTATCCACCAAACAGCATAAGAAATGAATTTAAATCCTCTTGTTTCGTCGAAGCGATTGGCTGCTTTGATAAGTCCCATATTTCCTTCAGCAATTAAATCTGATAAGCTTAAGCCCTGAAATTGGTATTGCTTAGCCACTGAAACTACAAACCTTAAATTCGATGTAATTAGTGTGTTCAAAGCCCTTTGATCGCCAGCTTTTATTTTTCGGGTAAGTTCAACTTCTTCTTCTCCTGTAATAAGTGCGATCGGATTAATATCTTTTAAATAAAAATTTAAACTTGGTTCATTTTTATTTGTTGTTTGTTTAATAATTTTTAATTGTCTCATATATCGTGTTTTGAAAGCATATTGATTCAGAGAATTACATTTTTCGTAATGCTCATCAAAAGGCTAGGTGTGTCGTATATATTCTAATAAATACATTCGAAATCTTGTTCCTAATTAATATCAGTTATGTAAGTTTTTCTACGCTCTTTCCTTTTTATATTTTCCTTAATTTGTAACGAATTTCCCATAGAATCATTTTTATGATATAAAGCATTTACTTAGAGTATTAATTATTAAGGCTAAGTTTAACATCAAAATTGCAAATAGTGATGAAGGTCATAGAAGACTTGGTGCTTTTGAAAAATATTATCAAAAAGGGGAAATCTTAAAAATAACTACCGCTAAGTGTAATTATAAAGTACAGGCATTTTTAATA encodes:
- a CDS encoding helix-turn-helix domain-containing protein, encoding MSTATKNSHIGRKISRIRELRGMKQEALAAELGISQQSVSSLEQSEHIEDEKLERVAKALGVSKEAIENFNEDTIFNNINNFHDNSIQNNFNPVEKVIELYERLLEAEKEKNAYLEKLLDKK
- a CDS encoding DUF3883 domain-containing protein: MNTEILKNLITQYKEKFDEINQIEIYKWKAIKHFQDNWNIDAKDFPEMINEAMRLSKNLLDISNSFPKRMLIQNAEKSPEEVRNLMIDLFDEDKDYISRIKKFRGEFKKLNDLNFEGDNHYQGHKAVLVYLTLRFPERYYFYKYTMFQEYTKLIDYPYTPIQGRYENLVQYNHLCEITRSFLAEDQKLIKLHKERIDEQSYFDKNYHILTQDFIYSATRHLTKPDKQFSDKENIELIEDLNSKDLGSRESKTDFTARVTNHIENNIENKRIGDLGESWIVNYEIERLKDLGRDDLAKKVDYFAKNNGDGSGFDIISFDENGKKIYIEVKTTRGSFESAFFVSRNELEKSKIEQNDYYLYRLFNFDEKKKKADLKIIKGDLSMICTYPTEYRIKLS
- a CDS encoding outer membrane beta-barrel protein, which codes for MLQKLLIVVAILTSMVSFGQEVNFGVQGSYINMEGKSSNSLDNISSSGNSSGFYLGALVDFTLSDNFHLQPSVNYANADDVNFIIVPVLAQYYIQDSGFYLQAGPQGTFLLDNVSLEEIDLLNTFGLDLAFGAGYKITSNFFVEAKYSFELTNRFSKEVKDAADSEGIEVDSQFNAFSIGLGYKF
- a CDS encoding sigma-70 family RNA polymerase sigma factor, which gives rise to MRQLKIIKQTTNKNEPSLNFYLKDINPIALITGEEEVELTRKIKAGDQRALNTLITSNLRFVVSVAKQYQFQGLSLSDLIAEGNMGLIKAANRFDETRGFKFISYAVWWIRQGIVQSISENARVVRLPLNKIAVINKIRKANSELQQLLQRDASSEEISEFLQLPLAEIEQATKSNATYLSLDKPLTTDSDNLTLGHIIKSETDDPDQKLLTKSVSKEINQLMNVLKHREKEIIILLYGLNGREAKSLKDVSKYLGLTSERVRQIKEMGIFKLRNSPKTSNVFLDFF